A single genomic interval of Stieleria maiorica harbors:
- a CDS encoding BBP7 family outer membrane beta-barrel protein: protein MKKNFRGMTLAALLLSASASAQADNNQYVPANDSPQAFVGDVAPDAPVHVGSHYRSPVAPISNYAPVTVGDLQPAGFIEGGLRGSRGGCDSCDSPGCDGIGCDSMCGGKSGGLGSLLNLCGKDGWMRAEGMLMFHAERQAPPLVTSAAPGVFPVLPAATIEFGDDLDGGLSGGVRTDIGRYLTDSFGVGGRFLWVSENGDDYSASGDQTDPNARSLGRPYYFVPRFNPGTAQEDSVIISQQNLFSGNVQAEYATDFFMADGYARMTFCHNKASRLEFIAGYTYAELEDMISITSFRQDEDTGRNPNLAATEFSSLYDTENRFNGGQLGFESTVSRGRWTARALTKVHLGNMEQTVRKIGTTTDYLLNNVVSTQNSSILINDEQGTETQDVFTFIPEMDFTIGYRFRDHVSFTVGYTFLYFDNVAMAGDQIDRNRDTGNIGANVTPVSYDIVEGSHWVQGISLGASVDY, encoded by the coding sequence ATGAAGAAGAACTTCCGAGGCATGACCCTGGCAGCGCTGTTGCTGTCCGCCTCAGCGTCGGCCCAGGCTGACAACAATCAGTATGTACCCGCCAATGATTCACCACAAGCATTCGTCGGCGATGTCGCCCCCGATGCCCCGGTCCACGTTGGCTCCCATTACCGTTCGCCCGTCGCACCGATCAGCAACTATGCTCCGGTGACCGTCGGCGACCTGCAACCGGCCGGATTCATTGAAGGCGGGTTGAGAGGTTCACGCGGCGGATGTGACAGCTGTGACAGCCCCGGTTGTGACGGCATCGGTTGCGACAGCATGTGTGGCGGCAAATCTGGCGGCCTGGGCAGTCTGTTGAACCTGTGTGGTAAAGACGGTTGGATGCGTGCCGAGGGGATGTTGATGTTCCACGCCGAGCGACAAGCTCCGCCGTTGGTGACCTCGGCTGCCCCTGGGGTGTTTCCCGTCTTGCCGGCAGCGACCATTGAATTCGGCGACGACCTGGATGGTGGACTGTCCGGCGGTGTTCGCACCGACATCGGACGCTACCTGACCGACAGCTTCGGCGTCGGTGGTCGGTTCCTGTGGGTCAGCGAGAACGGCGACGACTACTCCGCCAGCGGTGACCAGACCGATCCCAATGCCCGATCGCTCGGCCGCCCTTACTACTTCGTGCCCCGTTTCAATCCCGGTACGGCGCAAGAAGACTCGGTGATCATCAGCCAACAGAACCTGTTCTCGGGGAATGTCCAAGCGGAATACGCCACGGACTTCTTCATGGCCGATGGTTACGCCCGCATGACGTTCTGCCATAACAAGGCGTCGCGACTGGAATTCATCGCCGGTTACACCTATGCCGAACTGGAAGACATGATCTCGATCACCAGTTTTCGTCAGGACGAAGACACCGGTCGCAACCCGAACTTGGCTGCCACGGAATTCTCCAGTCTGTACGACACCGAGAACCGGTTCAACGGTGGACAACTCGGTTTCGAATCCACTGTGTCTCGCGGACGTTGGACGGCACGTGCGTTGACCAAGGTGCACTTGGGGAACATGGAACAAACGGTTCGCAAAATCGGCACAACGACCGACTATCTGCTGAACAACGTTGTTTCGACTCAGAACTCCAGCATCCTGATCAACGACGAACAGGGAACCGAGACCCAAGACGTGTTCACGTTCATTCCCGAGATGGACTTCACGATCGGGTACCGTTTCCGCGACCATGTCTCGTTCACCGTCGGATACACGTTCTTGTACTTTGACAACGTGGCGATGGCGGGCGACCAAATCGATCGCAATCGCGACACCGGCAACATCGGTGCCAACGTGACGCCCGTGTCCTATGACATCGTCGAAGGCAGCCACTGGGTGCAAGGCATCAGCCTGGGTGCGTCGGTCGATTACTAA
- a CDS encoding preprotein translocase subunit SecA, translating into MSIFSGGGFHPKMVRWKRMLAEIGELEPTLKPESDSDLRKRSLALRYRAMAGEKLGKLLPEAYALVREAGRRALGMRHYDVQMIGGISLFESHIAEMQTGEGKTLTATLPLYLHSLVGKGAHLATVNDYLAKRDAEWMTPIYTMLGVSVGIIQTPDDQGSRRKSYGSAVTYGTAKEFGFDFLRDRLLLRAQNRIQTEMLGDGGGGFSDSGDKPVMRGMHFCLVDEADSILIDEARTPLIIGSIEDTVRDQIVETYRWASEHASEYELDEHFTIDDDTKQYELTARGRQKVRALPKSNLVRTMGLVDLYEYTERAIKVFREFLLDRQYVVRPGDKGVDEIVIVDEFTGRLAEGRKWRDGIHQAIEAKENLEISVPTGQAARITVQDLFLRYNHLAGMTGTAATSARELRRIYRTPVLRVPTNRPPQRKRLADRVFGSMDSKFKAIVDEVKTIHETGRPVLIGTRSIDKSEILSRMLQAIGIEHQVLNANNVAMEAEIVADAGQHGRVTVATNMAGRGTDIKLSDEIVDLGGMHVICTELHDAARIDRQLIGRCGRQGDPGSYRQYLSLDDDILKGGLGPDKAEKLKARGERLTSSVDSYAKLFRRAQRKVEKKHFRDRMVLLHHEKERKKMQREIGQDPYLDTPD; encoded by the coding sequence ATGTCGATCTTCTCCGGCGGCGGCTTTCACCCCAAAATGGTGCGTTGGAAGCGGATGCTGGCCGAAATCGGTGAACTGGAACCGACGCTGAAACCGGAATCGGACAGCGACCTTCGCAAACGTTCCCTGGCACTGCGTTATCGGGCGATGGCCGGCGAAAAATTGGGCAAGCTGCTTCCCGAGGCCTACGCGCTTGTCCGCGAAGCCGGGCGCCGCGCCCTTGGCATGCGGCACTATGACGTGCAAATGATCGGCGGCATCTCGCTGTTTGAAAGCCACATCGCCGAGATGCAGACCGGGGAGGGGAAAACCCTGACCGCAACGCTGCCGTTGTATCTGCATTCCCTGGTCGGCAAAGGCGCCCATCTGGCCACGGTCAACGACTACTTGGCCAAACGGGACGCCGAGTGGATGACACCGATCTACACCATGCTGGGCGTCAGCGTCGGCATCATCCAGACGCCGGACGACCAAGGATCGCGGCGGAAATCCTATGGGTCGGCCGTCACCTACGGCACGGCCAAAGAGTTCGGTTTTGATTTCTTGCGCGATCGTTTGCTGCTGCGAGCCCAAAACCGGATCCAGACCGAAATGCTGGGCGATGGTGGCGGCGGTTTCTCCGACTCCGGCGACAAACCGGTCATGCGCGGGATGCACTTCTGCCTGGTCGACGAAGCGGACAGTATCCTGATCGATGAAGCCCGGACGCCGCTGATCATCGGAAGCATCGAGGATACCGTCCGCGACCAAATCGTCGAAACCTATCGTTGGGCGTCCGAACACGCCTCCGAATACGAACTGGATGAACACTTCACGATCGACGACGACACCAAGCAGTACGAATTGACCGCACGTGGCCGGCAAAAGGTCCGTGCGCTGCCCAAGAGCAATCTCGTTCGCACGATGGGGCTGGTCGATCTGTACGAGTACACCGAACGGGCGATCAAGGTCTTTCGCGAATTCCTGCTCGACCGCCAGTACGTCGTCCGCCCCGGCGATAAAGGCGTCGACGAAATCGTCATCGTCGACGAATTCACCGGCCGATTGGCCGAAGGGCGCAAGTGGCGCGACGGGATCCACCAAGCGATCGAAGCCAAAGAAAATCTGGAAATCAGCGTTCCGACCGGCCAAGCCGCCCGCATCACCGTTCAAGACCTGTTCCTCAGGTACAACCATCTGGCGGGAATGACCGGAACCGCCGCGACCAGCGCACGCGAGCTCCGGCGGATCTATCGCACGCCCGTGTTGCGAGTCCCGACCAACCGTCCGCCCCAGCGAAAACGTCTGGCCGATCGGGTGTTCGGTTCCATGGACTCCAAATTCAAAGCGATCGTGGACGAAGTCAAAACGATCCACGAGACCGGACGGCCGGTATTGATCGGAACCCGATCGATCGACAAAAGCGAAATCTTGTCGCGGATGCTTCAAGCGATCGGCATCGAGCACCAGGTGCTCAATGCCAATAACGTCGCCATGGAAGCGGAAATTGTTGCCGACGCGGGACAGCATGGGCGGGTCACCGTCGCGACCAACATGGCCGGACGCGGTACCGACATCAAACTCAGCGACGAAATCGTCGACCTGGGCGGGATGCACGTGATCTGCACCGAATTACACGACGCCGCACGGATCGACCGCCAGTTGATCGGTCGCTGTGGACGCCAGGGCGACCCGGGGTCGTATCGCCAGTACCTGTCGCTGGACGACGACATCCTGAAAGGTGGCCTGGGACCGGACAAGGCGGAAAAGCTAAAGGCCCGCGGCGAGCGACTGACCAGTTCGGTCGACTCCTACGCCAAACTTTTCCGCCGCGCCCAACGTAAAGTGGAAAAGAAACACTTTCGCGACCGCATGGTGTTGCTGCATCACGAAAAGGAACGCAAGAAGATGCAGCGTGAAATCGGCCAGGATCCTTATCTAGACACCCCAGATTGA
- a CDS encoding general secretion pathway protein GspD, translated as MSLPSNDKSGAATAAAPSYAQGNTAALPAGYKVPQATAGRTAASAKQLVQQARAAMAGGQFETAVNAFRQASAAPKTDPNVSADLARLRVDLQIAGIDADLLNVPAAAPTPMAFGNPAAPLAGMPTATMPAPQASDASAAKREALRLIAVGRATLDQGDTATALRLARQAQSLNVPESAFAQGEPRVWQFVLDAESAAKRAGTLDSQIALAGGQQELGSDEAGFIQQMLFNAGPDAGPNQMGGGAVAQVQALGAPIPPLPQGQPGEPGADPNQLYEAGLQALQAGDQETARKRFVEAWKYEDQLDLATRSGLKDKLTLLQPARLPRTQADPQLSAIDQADAETREMTQRLYREITAEIASAAEIRESAPLDALDSLNRLRRRVDGSNVDETSKRTLARLVDRELEKQKQYVEANRASIELELQNDAVRTEMATDAAREAQIDEEISELVNTFNDLIRERRFSEAEVVAKQVGELKPGSTIATTMFHKSRFATRDQIMRDIQAGKEELVYEGLEDVERSASISDGLDPNQPMTFGRDPQSWHELTLRRSRDTGSLYGTVQEQKLKQQLSTPVNVQYRNRPLVEVIEDLKTITGMPIVMNQRAMEAVRVQIDTPVTLELQNQIELKSALNLILEPLDLGYEIKNEVLQITSAEAKRANVITRVYKVADLVTPIPNFTSSYEDGLAGALRAAYQMTNPRMDVQMMPVRMTDLASRQANALQPSKMSPNMLGQYAPGGAQGGFGPQNPPNGSGGGGSFADFDSLMNLIETTVVPDTWEALGGNSTMAPYPQNLSLIISTTSDVHDQIVDLIESLRSLQNLQITIEVRFITLSDTFFEQIGVDFNVQFDDNVTTLPDDDSGPSVTVGWNGLTNLPTADLDIQFNNGSFGVVPAFGAPDPGALSSIGFAILSDIEAFFFLQAAQGDDRTNVMQAPKVTLFDGQIATISDQSQRPFVTSITPVVGDFAVAQQPVIVVLNEGTQLNVQGIVSDDKRFVRLTLVPFFSQIGDVDTFTFEGSRTTRSSSRAEEDTNGDGVVNDDDAVDTEEEEDIISGSTVQLPTFAFTQVSTTVSVPDGGTILLGGIKRLSEGRSERGVPMLSKIPYISRLFRNVAVGRDASSLMLMVTPRIIIQEEEEFAQTGFDPNR; from the coding sequence ATGAGCCTGCCATCCAACGACAAATCGGGTGCGGCAACCGCTGCCGCTCCTTCCTACGCACAAGGTAACACCGCGGCCCTGCCGGCCGGTTACAAGGTGCCTCAGGCGACCGCGGGACGCACTGCCGCGAGCGCGAAACAGCTTGTCCAACAAGCTCGCGCGGCGATGGCCGGCGGTCAATTCGAAACGGCCGTCAACGCCTTCCGCCAAGCTTCGGCCGCCCCAAAAACCGACCCGAATGTCAGCGCCGATCTGGCACGGCTGCGAGTCGATTTGCAGATCGCCGGCATCGATGCCGATCTGCTGAACGTTCCGGCGGCCGCGCCGACACCGATGGCATTCGGGAACCCCGCGGCGCCTTTGGCCGGCATGCCGACGGCCACGATGCCGGCGCCGCAAGCATCCGACGCGTCGGCCGCCAAACGCGAAGCGTTGCGGTTGATCGCCGTCGGTCGAGCGACGCTGGATCAGGGCGACACCGCCACCGCGCTGCGACTGGCTCGCCAAGCTCAATCGCTTAATGTCCCCGAGTCGGCGTTCGCCCAAGGTGAACCCCGCGTCTGGCAATTCGTCCTGGATGCCGAATCGGCCGCCAAGCGAGCCGGCACGCTGGATTCGCAAATCGCCTTGGCAGGCGGACAACAGGAACTCGGTAGCGACGAAGCCGGATTCATCCAACAGATGCTGTTCAACGCCGGACCCGATGCCGGGCCGAATCAGATGGGCGGCGGCGCCGTCGCCCAAGTCCAAGCACTCGGCGCACCGATCCCACCGCTGCCGCAAGGCCAGCCGGGAGAACCCGGTGCCGATCCGAACCAGCTTTACGAAGCCGGATTGCAAGCGCTTCAAGCCGGCGATCAAGAAACCGCCCGCAAACGCTTCGTCGAAGCGTGGAAATACGAAGATCAACTGGACTTGGCAACCCGCAGCGGGCTCAAGGACAAGCTGACGTTGCTGCAACCGGCACGGCTGCCGCGAACCCAAGCCGATCCCCAGCTTTCGGCGATCGATCAAGCCGACGCCGAAACTCGCGAAATGACTCAGCGGCTGTATCGAGAGATCACCGCGGAAATCGCCAGTGCTGCAGAGATCCGAGAGTCGGCGCCGCTGGACGCGCTGGACAGCCTGAACCGATTGCGACGCCGTGTCGACGGCTCCAACGTCGATGAGACCAGTAAACGCACACTGGCCCGATTGGTCGACCGTGAATTGGAAAAGCAAAAGCAATACGTCGAAGCCAATCGCGCGTCGATCGAATTGGAACTGCAGAACGATGCGGTCCGCACCGAGATGGCCACCGATGCCGCTCGCGAAGCCCAGATCGATGAAGAGATTTCCGAACTGGTCAACACGTTCAACGACTTGATCCGCGAACGTCGATTTTCCGAAGCCGAGGTCGTTGCCAAACAGGTCGGCGAACTGAAACCGGGATCGACGATCGCAACGACCATGTTCCACAAAAGCCGATTTGCAACCCGCGACCAAATCATGCGGGATATCCAAGCCGGCAAAGAAGAACTGGTTTACGAAGGCTTGGAAGACGTCGAACGCTCCGCTTCGATCAGCGACGGATTGGATCCCAATCAGCCGATGACGTTCGGACGTGATCCGCAATCCTGGCACGAATTGACCCTGCGTCGCTCTCGTGACACCGGTTCGCTGTACGGCACCGTTCAAGAGCAAAAGCTGAAACAACAGCTCAGCACCCCGGTCAACGTCCAGTACCGTAATCGTCCGCTGGTCGAGGTCATCGAAGACCTGAAGACGATCACCGGAATGCCGATCGTGATGAACCAACGGGCGATGGAAGCCGTTCGCGTTCAGATCGATACGCCGGTCACGCTGGAACTGCAAAACCAGATCGAACTCAAGAGCGCATTGAACTTGATTCTCGAGCCGCTGGACTTGGGTTACGAGATAAAGAACGAGGTGCTGCAAATCACCAGTGCCGAAGCCAAGCGAGCCAACGTGATCACGCGGGTCTACAAGGTCGCCGACTTGGTGACCCCGATCCCGAACTTCACGTCCAGCTACGAAGACGGTTTGGCAGGGGCACTGCGTGCCGCCTACCAAATGACCAACCCGCGGATGGACGTGCAAATGATGCCCGTTCGGATGACCGACCTTGCCTCGCGCCAGGCCAACGCCCTGCAGCCGAGCAAGATGTCGCCGAACATGTTGGGCCAGTACGCCCCCGGCGGCGCCCAAGGCGGTTTTGGTCCCCAGAACCCGCCCAACGGCAGCGGTGGTGGCGGTTCATTCGCCGACTTTGATTCGCTGATGAACCTGATCGAAACGACCGTCGTTCCGGACACCTGGGAAGCGCTTGGTGGTAACAGCACCATGGCTCCGTATCCCCAGAACCTCAGTCTGATCATCAGCACGACCAGCGATGTTCACGACCAGATCGTCGATCTGATCGAGTCGCTGCGTTCGCTGCAAAACCTGCAGATCACGATCGAAGTTCGATTCATCACGTTGTCCGACACGTTCTTCGAACAGATCGGTGTCGACTTCAACGTGCAGTTTGATGACAACGTCACGACGCTGCCCGATGACGACAGCGGACCGAGTGTGACCGTCGGGTGGAACGGACTGACCAATTTGCCGACCGCCGACCTGGACATTCAATTCAACAACGGATCCTTCGGTGTCGTCCCGGCCTTCGGTGCCCCCGACCCCGGAGCCCTGTCCTCGATCGGTTTCGCCATCCTCAGCGACATCGAAGCGTTCTTCTTCCTGCAAGCCGCACAGGGCGATGACCGGACGAACGTGATGCAGGCTCCCAAGGTGACGCTGTTCGACGGCCAGATCGCAACGATCTCTGACCAAAGCCAGCGGCCCTTCGTGACCAGTATCACGCCCGTTGTCGGTGACTTCGCGGTCGCCCAACAGCCCGTGATCGTGGTCCTGAACGAAGGCACCCAGTTGAACGTGCAAGGGATCGTCAGCGACGACAAACGGTTCGTGCGTCTGACCCTGGTGCCCTTCTTCAGCCAAATCGGTGACGTCGACACCTTCACCTTCGAAGGTTCACGAACCACCCGAAGCAGCAGCCGGGCTGAAGAGGACACCAACGGTGACGGCGTGGTCAACGATGACGACGCGGTTGATACCGAAGAGGAAGAAGACATCATCTCCGGTTCGACCGTCCAATTGCCGACCTTTGCGTTCACGCAGGTCAGCACCACGGTCAGCGTGCCCGATGGTGGAACGATTCTGCTCGGTGGGATCAAACGACTCAGCGAAGGACGCTCCGAACGCGGTGTCCCGATGCTCAGCAAGATCCCCTACATCAGCCGACTGTTCCGAAACGTCGCCGTCGGCCGCGATGCATCGAGCCTGATGTTGATGGTCACCCCACGGATCATCATCCAAGAAGAAGAAGAGTTCGCCCAAACCGGGTTCGATCCGAACCGGTAA
- a CDS encoding YjhG/YagF family D-xylonate dehydratase: protein MPSFFDTPPDPDSLVTHAAGPSGTLPLTDEILRTWSSGDLFGLTQSVGMGFDPRRVLGDQYLILSTQGGLRENDGTPLALGYHTGHWEIGLLVRAAAEQLTARGAVPFSAYCSDPCDGRSQGTRGMFDSLPYRNDAAIVFRRLIRSLPQRKAVIGIATCDKGLPAMMMALAGARALPSVLVPGGVTLPATVGEDAGKVQSIGARYSKGEISLEQASLEGCRACGTPGGGCQFLGTAATSQVVAEALGMTVPHAALGPSGGPIWTQMARDSADVAMELVAAGATLGEILTDDALYNAMLIHAAVGGSTNLLLHIPAIAAAAGLTRPDAETFRRINRSVPRFVDCLPNGPMGHPTIRFFLAGGVPEVAWHLRELGLLKSSARTVAGMTWDEILDQWRTSDRRAFCRDRLAQSDGVDPDDVIVPPEKAAAKGLTPTVSFPVGNLCPEGSVIKATSIDPSVIDDDGVYRKRGPARVFTSERDAIAAVKGQRGQPIVAGDIMVLIGRGPLGCGMEETYQITSALKYLSFGKDVALVTDARFSGVSTGACVGHVGPEALAGGPIAKVRDGDVIEIEIDRNTLDGRVELIESADGMPAAVLLDERSPHPELAVESDMPDDTRLWAALQQVGGGAWGGCVYDVDEIIETLNAGIKARGR from the coding sequence GTGCCCTCTTTTTTCGACACTCCGCCCGATCCTGATTCGCTTGTCACCCACGCCGCTGGGCCCTCCGGAACACTGCCGCTGACCGACGAGATTCTGCGGACATGGTCCTCGGGTGACCTGTTCGGGTTGACGCAAAGCGTCGGCATGGGATTTGACCCTCGCCGCGTGTTGGGCGACCAATACTTGATCCTCAGCACGCAAGGCGGACTGCGAGAGAACGACGGGACGCCGTTGGCGCTGGGGTACCACACCGGACACTGGGAAATCGGCTTGTTGGTGCGTGCCGCCGCCGAGCAACTGACCGCGCGGGGCGCCGTCCCCTTTTCGGCCTATTGCAGCGACCCCTGTGACGGTCGCAGCCAGGGGACGCGTGGGATGTTCGATTCGTTGCCGTACCGCAACGACGCGGCGATCGTGTTTCGACGACTGATCCGTTCGCTGCCGCAACGCAAAGCGGTGATCGGGATCGCGACCTGTGACAAGGGGCTGCCGGCGATGATGATGGCCTTGGCCGGCGCCCGGGCGTTGCCCAGCGTGCTGGTCCCCGGCGGTGTGACCCTGCCGGCGACCGTGGGGGAAGACGCGGGCAAGGTCCAATCGATCGGCGCGCGTTATTCCAAAGGGGAAATCTCGTTGGAACAGGCGTCGCTGGAAGGCTGCCGTGCGTGCGGCACACCCGGCGGGGGCTGTCAATTCCTGGGAACTGCGGCGACCAGCCAAGTCGTTGCCGAAGCGCTGGGGATGACCGTTCCCCACGCCGCCCTTGGCCCCAGCGGTGGTCCTATTTGGACCCAAATGGCGCGTGATTCAGCCGACGTAGCGATGGAGTTGGTCGCCGCCGGAGCCACGCTGGGCGAGATCTTGACTGACGATGCGCTCTACAACGCGATGTTGATTCACGCGGCCGTCGGCGGCAGCACCAATCTGCTGCTGCACATCCCTGCCATCGCTGCCGCGGCGGGGCTGACGCGACCCGACGCGGAAACGTTCCGCCGAATCAATCGCTCCGTTCCCCGCTTTGTCGACTGCTTGCCCAACGGCCCGATGGGGCACCCGACGATTCGATTTTTCTTGGCCGGTGGCGTGCCCGAAGTCGCCTGGCACTTGCGCGAATTGGGGTTGCTGAAATCGTCTGCGCGGACCGTTGCCGGAATGACCTGGGACGAAATCCTGGATCAATGGCGAACCAGCGATCGCAGGGCGTTCTGTCGCGACCGGCTTGCCCAGTCCGACGGGGTGGACCCGGATGACGTGATCGTGCCGCCCGAAAAGGCGGCCGCCAAAGGGCTGACCCCCACCGTCAGCTTCCCCGTCGGCAACCTCTGTCCGGAAGGCTCGGTGATCAAAGCGACTTCCATCGACCCCAGCGTGATCGATGACGACGGCGTCTATCGCAAACGTGGTCCCGCGCGGGTCTTCACCAGCGAGCGGGATGCGATCGCGGCGGTCAAGGGCCAACGGGGCCAGCCGATCGTCGCCGGTGACATCATGGTGCTGATCGGACGCGGTCCGCTCGGTTGCGGGATGGAAGAAACCTATCAAATCACGTCCGCACTGAAATACCTGTCGTTCGGCAAAGACGTCGCCTTGGTCACCGACGCCCGATTCTCGGGCGTCAGCACGGGCGCGTGCGTCGGCCACGTGGGGCCCGAAGCGCTCGCCGGCGGTCCGATCGCCAAGGTTCGCGATGGTGATGTGATCGAAATCGAAATCGACCGAAACACACTGGATGGTCGCGTCGAGCTGATCGAATCGGCCGACGGGATGCCCGCCGCGGTGCTTCTGGACGAACGCTCGCCGCATCCCGAGCTGGCGGTGGAATCGGACATGCCCGACGACACCCGACTGTGGGCGGCGCTGCAACAGGTCGGCGGTGGAGCGTGGGGCGGTTGCGTCTATGACGTCGACGAGATCATCGAGACGCTCAATGCGGGTATAAAGGCTCGGGGACGTTAA
- a CDS encoding DUF167 domain-containing protein — MNERWDCKQVDAQTIRFRVRVTPKAKQATVGGTHDGALKVAVTEAPENGKANQAVVKAIAKQLSISRSSVAIVSGQTSRVKSVEVHGVSADQATERLGV; from the coding sequence TTGAACGAGCGTTGGGACTGCAAACAAGTCGACGCGCAGACGATTCGGTTTCGCGTCCGGGTGACGCCGAAAGCCAAACAGGCCACCGTGGGCGGCACCCACGACGGTGCGTTGAAGGTCGCCGTCACCGAAGCCCCCGAAAATGGGAAAGCGAATCAGGCAGTGGTCAAAGCGATCGCAAAACAACTTTCGATCAGCAGAAGCAGCGTCGCGATCGTCTCCGGCCAGACCTCGCGGGTGAAATCAGTCGAGGTTCACGGCGTCTCGGCGGACCAGGCGACCGAGCGGCTCGGGGTCTGA